The Halogeometricum rufum genome has a segment encoding these proteins:
- a CDS encoding CDC48 family AAA ATPase, producing MKLIVKPLKQKDAGRGLAAIDRDAAEELGLEGGDYIRIEGDGGTAIARVWPGYPEDRGTGVIRIDGRLRQQANVGIDDRVQVERADVKPAKTVSIALPQNLRIGGNVGTYIRDKLSGQPVTKGQSIQLPLGFGFMTSSNQSVPVKIASTQPSGTVVITDSTDVQISQKPAEEIQGGAEGDTGEGPSVTYEDIGGLDRELEQVREMIELPMRHPELFKRLGIEPPKGVLLHGPPGTGKTLIAKAVANEIDAGFHTISGPEIMSKYYGESEEQLREIFEEAEEDAPAIVFIDEIDSIAPKRGEAGGDVERRVVAQLLSLMDGLDERGEVVVIGATNRVDAIDPALRRGGRFDREIEIGVPDREGRKEILQVHTRSMPTAEGVDLDEYADITHGFVGADIENLAKEAAMNALRRIRPQLDLEEEEIDTDLLESLEVTEDDFKDALKGIEPSALREVFVEVPDVTWEDVGGLEDTKERLRETIQWPLEYPEVFEQMDMQSAKGVMLYGPPGTGKTLLAKAVANESESNFISVKGPELLNKFVGESEKGVREIFKKARENAPTVVFFDEIDSIATERGRNTGDSGVSERVVSQLLTELDGLESLEDVVVVATTNRPDLIDSALLRPGRLDRHVHVPVPDEDARRAIFAVHTEHKPLADDVDLDQLARKTEGYVGADIEAVCREASMAASREFIRSVSPEEVDESIGNVRVTMDHFEAALEEVNPSVTQETRRRYEEIEERFQKSDVEREPEAEVGRTFQ from the coding sequence ATGAAGCTCATCGTCAAACCCCTGAAGCAGAAAGACGCCGGTCGAGGACTCGCAGCTATCGACCGCGACGCCGCCGAAGAACTCGGTCTCGAAGGCGGCGACTACATCCGCATCGAAGGCGACGGCGGCACCGCCATCGCCCGCGTGTGGCCCGGTTACCCCGAAGACCGCGGCACCGGCGTCATCCGTATCGACGGCCGACTCCGCCAGCAGGCGAACGTCGGCATCGACGACCGCGTGCAGGTCGAGCGCGCGGACGTGAAGCCGGCCAAGACCGTCTCCATCGCCCTGCCGCAGAACCTCCGCATCGGCGGCAACGTGGGCACCTACATCCGGGACAAGCTCTCCGGCCAGCCCGTCACCAAAGGGCAGAGCATCCAGCTCCCCCTCGGGTTCGGCTTCATGACCTCCTCGAACCAGTCGGTCCCCGTCAAGATAGCCTCCACGCAGCCGAGCGGAACCGTCGTCATCACCGACTCGACGGACGTCCAGATCAGCCAGAAGCCCGCCGAGGAGATTCAGGGCGGGGCCGAGGGCGACACCGGCGAAGGCCCCTCCGTGACGTACGAGGACATCGGCGGCCTCGACCGCGAGCTAGAGCAGGTCCGGGAGATGATCGAACTCCCGATGCGGCACCCGGAACTGTTCAAGCGCCTCGGCATCGAACCGCCGAAGGGCGTGCTCCTGCACGGCCCGCCGGGCACCGGGAAGACGCTCATCGCGAAGGCCGTCGCCAACGAGATAGACGCCGGCTTCCACACCATCTCCGGCCCGGAGATCATGTCGAAGTACTACGGGGAGTCCGAAGAGCAACTCCGCGAGATATTCGAGGAAGCCGAGGAGGACGCCCCCGCCATCGTCTTCATCGACGAGATAGACTCCATCGCGCCCAAGCGCGGCGAGGCCGGCGGTGACGTGGAACGCCGCGTCGTCGCCCAACTGCTCAGCCTGATGGACGGGCTGGACGAACGCGGCGAAGTCGTCGTCATCGGCGCGACCAACCGCGTGGACGCCATCGACCCCGCGCTCCGCCGCGGCGGTCGGTTCGACCGCGAGATCGAAATCGGCGTCCCGGACCGCGAGGGCCGCAAAGAGATCCTCCAGGTCCACACGCGCAGCATGCCGACCGCCGAGGGCGTCGACCTCGACGAGTACGCGGACATCACCCACGGCTTCGTCGGCGCGGACATCGAGAACCTCGCCAAAGAGGCCGCGATGAACGCGCTCCGGCGCATCCGCCCGCAGTTGGACCTCGAAGAGGAGGAGATCGACACCGACCTCCTCGAGTCGCTGGAGGTCACCGAGGACGACTTCAAGGACGCGCTGAAGGGCATCGAACCCTCCGCGCTCCGCGAGGTGTTCGTCGAAGTCCCCGACGTGACGTGGGAAGACGTGGGCGGACTCGAAGACACCAAGGAGCGACTCCGCGAGACCATCCAGTGGCCGCTGGAGTATCCCGAGGTGTTCGAGCAGATGGACATGCAGTCCGCCAAGGGCGTCATGCTCTACGGCCCGCCGGGCACGGGGAAGACCCTGCTGGCGAAGGCCGTCGCCAACGAGTCCGAGTCCAACTTCATCTCGGTGAAGGGGCCGGAACTGCTCAACAAGTTCGTCGGCGAGTCCGAGAAGGGCGTCCGCGAGATATTCAAGAAGGCTCGCGAGAACGCGCCGACGGTGGTGTTCTTCGACGAGATAGACTCCATCGCGACCGAACGCGGGCGCAACACCGGCGACTCGGGCGTCTCCGAACGCGTCGTCTCGCAACTGCTGACGGAACTCGACGGCCTCGAATCGCTCGAGGACGTCGTCGTCGTCGCCACGACGAACCGGCCGGACCTCATCGACTCGGCGCTGCTCCGCCCGGGCCGTCTGGACAGGCACGTCCACGTGCCGGTGCCCGACGAGGACGCTCGCCGCGCCATCTTCGCGGTCCACACCGAGCACAAACCGCTGGCCGACGACGTCGACCTCGACCAACTCGCGCGCAAGACCGAGGGATACGTCGGCGCCGACATCGAGGCGGTCTGCCGCGAGGCGTCGATGGCCGCCAGTCGGGAGTTCATCCGCAGCGTGAGTCCCGAGGAAGTCGACGAGTCCATCGGCAACGTTCGCGTCACGATGGACCACTTCGAGGCGGCCCTCGAAGAGGTCAACCCCAGCGTCACGCAGGAGACGCGCCGCCGCTACGAGGAGATCGAAGAGCGGTTCCAGAAGAGCGACGTGGAACGCGAACCCGAAGCCGAAGTCGGGCGCACGTTCCAGTGA
- a CDS encoding carbohydrate ABC transporter permease: protein MATEQGTFEKDGDAEIKRGPLERWVSTVIKNPKRAYRAMFYVATVFFLITTLFPFYWLLVLSLTPNELISNMGLLPKGFNPGVFVTMFERVPFHLYMFNSFVLGLSTTIIVLLLASLAGYVFGRLRFPGRSLLMLAILAISYFPPAAFFLPLFQLFTGGTSIVLGPITVSSPDLFNTPAPMVLPFSALFMPLSIFILTTFYGQIPDGLEDAARVEGTTRLGALFRVIIPLSAPGVATAGVLTFISVYNEFFFSFLMNNGEASSWAPIVAGILKYQGQFDTPYNLMAAASIVGVLPVAILVIIAQERIVSGLTAGALKE, encoded by the coding sequence ATGGCGACAGAACAGGGTACGTTCGAGAAAGACGGTGACGCAGAGATCAAGCGCGGCCCACTCGAGCGGTGGGTGAGTACGGTCATCAAGAACCCGAAGCGCGCGTACAGAGCGATGTTCTACGTGGCGACGGTGTTCTTCCTCATCACCACGCTGTTCCCGTTCTACTGGCTGCTGGTGCTCTCGCTGACGCCGAACGAGCTTATCTCGAACATGGGGCTGCTGCCGAAGGGGTTCAACCCCGGCGTGTTCGTCACCATGTTCGAGCGGGTGCCGTTCCACCTCTACATGTTCAACAGCTTCGTGCTGGGACTGTCGACGACCATCATCGTGCTGCTGCTGGCGAGCCTGGCGGGCTACGTGTTCGGCCGCCTTCGGTTCCCGGGCCGGAGCCTACTGATGCTCGCCATCCTGGCCATCTCGTACTTCCCGCCGGCGGCGTTCTTCCTGCCGCTGTTCCAACTGTTCACGGGCGGGACGAGCATCGTCCTCGGACCGATAACCGTCTCGTCGCCGGACCTGTTCAACACGCCGGCACCCATGGTGCTACCGTTCAGCGCGCTGTTCATGCCGCTGTCCATCTTCATCCTCACGACCTTCTACGGACAGATTCCGGACGGGTTGGAGGACGCGGCGCGCGTCGAGGGGACGACGCGTCTCGGCGCGTTGTTCCGCGTCATCATCCCACTGTCGGCGCCCGGCGTGGCGACGGCGGGCGTCCTGACGTTCATCAGCGTCTACAACGAGTTCTTCTTCTCGTTCCTGATGAACAACGGCGAGGCGTCCTCGTGGGCGCCCATCGTCGCGGGCATCCTCAAGTATCAGGGGCAATTCGACACCCCGTACAATCTGATGGCGGCGGCGAGCATCGTCGGGGTGCTCCCCGTGGCGATTCTCGTCATCATCGCACAGGAGCGTATCGTGAGCGGACTGACTGCGGGCGCACTCAAGGAGTAA
- a CDS encoding alpha/beta fold hydrolase, translating to MDTVTHHGRETAYRFSDRGAAGPTLLFVHGSGGSHTVWKSQFRLADEFPVATLDLSGHGESDDVDAEPGYEARSAYVDDVVAVAEAVDASVLVGNSLGGAVTLTAVLERELDVSGLVLAGTGAKLAVLDDLLAWLADDFPRAVEFLHQPDRLFHDPEGDFATFSAEAMYDVGRAVTERDFRTCHAFDVRGELDEIAVPTLALVGEHDRLTPRSYHEYLCEEIPDCELGEVEGAAHLAMLERPEAFNGAIRDFVDRRVAE from the coding sequence ATGGACACCGTCACACACCACGGCCGCGAGACGGCGTATCGTTTCTCCGACCGCGGCGCGGCGGGACCGACGCTCCTGTTCGTCCACGGGAGCGGTGGGTCCCACACAGTCTGGAAGTCGCAGTTCCGCCTCGCCGACGAGTTTCCCGTCGCCACGCTCGACTTGAGCGGGCACGGCGAGAGCGACGACGTCGACGCCGAACCGGGGTACGAGGCGCGTTCGGCCTACGTGGACGACGTCGTCGCCGTCGCCGAGGCGGTGGACGCGTCCGTGTTGGTCGGAAATTCGCTCGGCGGTGCCGTAACGCTCACGGCCGTCCTCGAACGCGAACTCGACGTGTCGGGACTCGTCCTCGCGGGCACGGGCGCGAAACTGGCCGTCCTCGACGACCTCTTGGCGTGGCTGGCCGACGACTTCCCGCGCGCCGTGGAGTTTCTCCACCAGCCGGACCGCCTGTTTCACGACCCCGAGGGCGACTTCGCGACGTTCTCCGCGGAGGCGATGTACGACGTGGGACGCGCGGTGACCGAACGCGACTTCCGCACCTGCCACGCGTTCGACGTTCGCGGCGAACTCGACGAGATAGCCGTCCCGACGCTCGCCCTCGTCGGCGAACACGACCGACTCACGCCCCGGTCGTACCACGAGTACCTCTGCGAGGAGATACCCGACTGCGAACTCGGAGAGGTGGAGGGCGCCGCCCACCTCGCGATGCTGGAGCGACCCGAGGCGTTCAACGGCGCGATTCGGGACTTCGTGGACCGGCGGGTCGCCGAGTAG
- a CDS encoding carbohydrate ABC transporter permease, whose protein sequence is MESLTETQFAYFLLAPALLILLVIALYPLIQTFGYSLYADQLTGSARLGQFVGLQNYIDLFTGARDFALPSAFLPTFTTSFPFVTGIYSSALMVTLIFTFVSVLFETLLGFVQALVLDQDFRGRRWVRVAIIIPWAVPIVIQGMIWYLMFQPNIGFLVGSADDPAFLNLLGLSYTPLRNTADSLFLIIVGDVWKTTAFMALLILAGLQSIDRSLYDVAKVSGATKWQQFKMITFPLILPTVLVAMLFRTIGAMRVYGIIETMAGCTTVPSLSCLVVTTFNNSMYATSATVAFVTAGLIGIVVSVYISKFADAEGGF, encoded by the coding sequence ATGGAGTCGCTGACGGAGACTCAGTTCGCGTACTTTTTGCTCGCACCAGCGCTGCTGATTCTGCTGGTGATCGCACTGTACCCGCTCATTCAGACGTTCGGCTACTCGCTGTACGCCGACCAGCTGACGGGTTCGGCGCGGTTGGGTCAGTTCGTCGGCCTGCAGAACTACATCGACCTGTTCACGGGGGCGAGGGACTTCGCGCTGCCGTCGGCGTTCCTGCCGACGTTCACGACGTCGTTCCCGTTCGTGACGGGTATCTACTCCAGCGCGCTGATGGTGACGCTCATCTTCACCTTCGTGAGCGTGCTGTTCGAGACGCTTTTGGGCTTCGTGCAGGCGCTCGTCCTCGACCAGGACTTCCGCGGCCGGCGCTGGGTCCGGGTCGCCATCATCATCCCGTGGGCGGTGCCCATCGTCATCCAGGGGATGATCTGGTACCTGATGTTCCAGCCGAACATCGGCTTCCTCGTCGGTTCCGCGGACGACCCGGCGTTCCTCAACTTGCTGGGGCTCAGTTACACGCCGCTCCGTAACACGGCGGACTCGCTGTTCCTCATCATCGTCGGCGACGTGTGGAAGACGACGGCGTTCATGGCCCTGCTCATCCTCGCGGGACTCCAGAGCATCGACCGCTCGCTGTACGACGTGGCGAAGGTGTCCGGCGCGACCAAGTGGCAGCAGTTCAAGATGATAACGTTCCCGCTCATCCTCCCCACGGTGCTGGTGGCGATGCTGTTCCGCACCATCGGCGCGATGCGCGTGTACGGTATCATCGAGACGATGGCCGGGTGCACGACGGTGCCGTCGCTGTCGTGTCTCGTCGTGACGACGTTCAACAACTCGATGTACGCCACGTCCGCCACGGTGGCGTTCGTGACGGCGGGCCTCATCGGCATCGTCGTCTCCGTGTACATCTCCAAGTTCGCTGACGCGGAGGGAGGATTCTGA
- a CDS encoding DNA replication complex subunit Gins51, whose product MNLDELRSVRRTERQKDSLQHLRDSFYEDVADYIAAQKAERQRAADAADDPFSDPEVGRLTDEIETAEDVVEAIYERRVGKVVKLASFAAADMSADTNGLTAEERDLFDDLVSRIKQNRDTVLDVLAGKRAGSETTTNVGGASDADPDVPDSGSTAATPREDSAADAPPSTAGDDTPPPPPDVDPDAPADDPGDVLADAMGGDGATGSTDDRAGEQSSASDAAASTADQSDADRPTTEATAVAGGESPVDGGSDGESPDDGTTGTADDTERVTLRITQDVGQILGVDEREYDLETEDVVTLPTTNADPLVERGAAERLD is encoded by the coding sequence ATGAACTTAGACGAGTTACGGAGTGTCCGGCGGACAGAGCGACAGAAGGACAGCCTCCAGCATCTCCGCGACTCGTTCTACGAGGACGTCGCGGACTACATCGCGGCGCAGAAGGCCGAACGGCAACGCGCCGCCGACGCCGCGGACGACCCGTTCTCGGACCCCGAGGTGGGTCGTCTCACCGACGAGATAGAGACGGCCGAAGACGTGGTCGAGGCCATCTACGAACGCCGCGTCGGCAAAGTCGTCAAACTCGCCTCCTTCGCCGCCGCGGACATGAGTGCGGACACGAACGGACTCACCGCCGAGGAACGCGACCTGTTCGACGACCTGGTGAGTCGCATCAAGCAGAACCGCGACACCGTCCTCGATGTCCTCGCGGGCAAGCGGGCCGGGTCCGAGACGACGACGAACGTCGGCGGGGCGTCGGACGCGGACCCCGACGTCCCCGACTCGGGGTCCACGGCGGCGACACCGCGCGAGGATTCGGCCGCGGACGCGCCGCCGTCGACTGCGGGCGACGACACGCCACCGCCGCCGCCGGACGTGGACCCCGACGCTCCGGCGGACGACCCCGGTGACGTCCTCGCCGACGCGATGGGCGGCGACGGCGCGACGGGTTCGACGGACGACCGCGCGGGCGAGCAGTCGTCGGCGTCGGACGCGGCCGCGTCGACGGCCGACCAGTCGGACGCCGACCGCCCGACCACGGAGGCGACTGCCGTCGCCGGCGGCGAGTCGCCCGTCGACGGCGGGTCCGACGGCGAGAGCCCCGACGACGGGACGACCGGCACGGCGGACGACACAGAGCGCGTCACGCTCCGAATCACGCAGGACGTCGGGCAGATTCTCGGCGTGGACGAACGCGAGTACGACCTCGAGACGGAGGACGTGGTGACGCTCCCGACGACGAACGCGGACCCACTCGTCGAACGCGGCGCCGCCGAACGCCTCGACTGA
- the priS gene encoding DNA primase small subunit PriS: MEARTRDYLEGRFGDYYRSADVALPPAPERREWGYIPWSAGGTTMVRHQSLLDVGDLGDFLSRTAPRHVYFSSARFDDPGAGTMDEKGWQSADLVFDLDADHLPGVDPETTSYADMLAACKDDLLNLLDILEDDFAFADTQVVFSGGRGYHVHVRDEGVRELDSEARREIVDYVRAIDLDVEGLVGTESNRGTTRRVLRRRGGWGARVHDRLIELAENLREMDEASALERLQELQGIGEGRAKTILGQVHNNFDALREGNVEAGGPGTRILVDALAREATAAETAPIDEPVTTDTKRLIRLPGSLHGGSSLRVKSLERDEVADFEPLEDAIPDRFRGRDIEVRVTDPGPVEFDGDSFTLSHGDQSLEECLGVFLMARGRAEKVTE; encoded by the coding sequence ATGGAGGCGCGAACACGGGACTATCTGGAGGGGCGGTTCGGCGACTACTACCGGAGCGCCGACGTCGCCCTGCCGCCCGCCCCGGAGCGACGCGAGTGGGGGTACATCCCGTGGAGTGCCGGCGGAACGACGATGGTGCGACACCAGTCGCTCCTCGACGTCGGCGACCTCGGGGACTTCCTGTCGCGGACGGCACCGCGGCACGTCTACTTCTCCTCCGCGCGGTTCGACGACCCCGGGGCGGGGACGATGGACGAGAAGGGCTGGCAGTCCGCGGACCTCGTGTTCGACCTGGACGCCGACCACCTGCCGGGCGTGGACCCCGAGACGACGTCCTACGCCGACATGCTCGCGGCGTGCAAGGACGACCTGTTGAACCTCCTCGACATCCTCGAAGACGACTTCGCGTTCGCCGACACGCAGGTGGTCTTCTCCGGCGGCCGGGGCTACCACGTCCACGTCCGCGACGAGGGCGTCCGCGAACTGGACAGCGAGGCCCGACGCGAGATAGTCGACTACGTCCGCGCCATCGACCTGGACGTCGAGGGCCTCGTCGGCACGGAGTCGAACCGCGGGACGACCCGCCGCGTCCTCCGGCGGCGGGGCGGGTGGGGCGCGCGCGTCCACGACCGACTCATCGAACTCGCGGAGAACCTGCGCGAGATGGACGAGGCGTCGGCGCTGGAACGACTGCAGGAACTTCAGGGCATCGGCGAGGGGCGCGCGAAGACCATCCTCGGACAGGTGCACAACAACTTCGACGCCCTCCGCGAGGGGAACGTCGAGGCGGGCGGCCCCGGCACGCGCATCCTCGTGGACGCCCTCGCACGGGAGGCGACGGCGGCGGAGACGGCCCCCATCGACGAACCGGTGACGACCGACACGAAGCGTCTCATCCGCCTGCCCGGCAGTCTCCACGGCGGGTCGTCGCTCCGCGTGAAGTCCCTCGAACGCGACGAGGTGGCGGACTTCGAACCGCTCGAAGACGCCATCCCCGACCGCTTCCGCGGCCGGGACATCGAGGTGCGCGTGACCGACCCCGGGCCGGTCGAGTTCGACGGCGATAGTTTTACACTCAGCCACGGTGACCAGTCTCTGGAAGAGTGCCTCGGCGTCTTTCTGATGGCCCGCGGGCGTGCTGAGAAGGTGACAGAATGA
- a CDS encoding Hsp20/alpha crystallin family protein, with product MSTQQFVGGNERFLRRYEYEDSWVVAADLDSFGDEVDVDIVGTTAIVVTETGDRVTETEFELPGEDASVTTNNGVLTITVQK from the coding sequence ATGAGTACCCAACAGTTCGTCGGCGGTAACGAGCGATTCCTCCGCCGCTACGAGTACGAAGACAGCTGGGTCGTCGCCGCCGACCTCGATTCGTTCGGCGACGAGGTGGACGTGGACATCGTGGGCACGACCGCCATCGTCGTCACCGAGACGGGCGACAGAGTTACCGAAACGGAATTCGAACTTCCGGGTGAGGACGCATCGGTCACGACGAACAACGGCGTACTCACCATCACCGTCCAGAAATGA
- a CDS encoding ABC transporter ATP-binding protein, which translates to MGEVTLEDVTKRYDDVTAVEDMDLEIRDGEFVCLVGPSGCGKSTTMEMIAGLTMPTEGQVFIGGREVTNLPPKDRGVAMVFQNIALFPHMDVYDNISFGLRLRKYDKEEIDRRVERASDIVQLEGMLDRMPDEMSGGQRQRVAIARAIVRNPEVFLMDEPLANLDAKLRVHMRTELQRLHKELDTTIVYVTHDQAEAMTMSDRIAVIDSGQLQQIDPPLTCYNEPENLFVAGFIGSPAMNFVDGRLTETGFTGDKVEVDFDPDVVDASVGDDVTLGIRPEDVYTLNDATSLANPTKQIDAVTDVLEPMGDEIFVYLLLSEDAEVSLDEEARGAMSDQLLMSVDPDSDITEDEDVTVVLDRTKVHLFDTETGQALMHGLAPTTTASTDSSTPAESDD; encoded by the coding sequence ATGGGAGAAGTTACACTGGAAGACGTGACGAAGCGCTACGACGACGTAACGGCCGTCGAAGACATGGACCTCGAGATTCGGGACGGCGAGTTCGTCTGTCTCGTCGGCCCCTCGGGGTGCGGCAAGTCGACGACGATGGAGATGATTGCCGGCCTGACGATGCCCACGGAGGGGCAGGTGTTCATCGGCGGGCGCGAGGTGACGAACCTCCCGCCGAAGGACCGCGGGGTGGCGATGGTGTTCCAGAACATCGCGCTGTTCCCGCACATGGACGTGTACGACAACATCTCGTTCGGACTCCGCCTCCGGAAGTACGACAAGGAGGAGATAGACCGACGCGTCGAGCGCGCCTCCGACATCGTCCAACTGGAGGGCATGCTCGACCGGATGCCCGACGAGATGTCCGGCGGACAGCGTCAGCGCGTCGCCATCGCCCGCGCCATCGTCCGGAACCCGGAGGTGTTCCTGATGGACGAACCGCTGGCGAACCTCGACGCCAAACTCCGCGTCCACATGCGGACCGAACTCCAGCGCCTGCACAAGGAACTGGACACCACCATCGTCTACGTCACGCACGACCAGGCGGAGGCGATGACGATGTCCGACCGCATCGCGGTCATCGACTCGGGGCAACTCCAGCAGATAGACCCGCCGCTGACCTGCTACAACGAGCCCGAGAACCTGTTCGTCGCCGGCTTCATCGGCAGTCCGGCGATGAACTTCGTGGACGGGCGACTGACGGAGACGGGCTTTACGGGCGATAAGGTCGAAGTCGACTTCGACCCCGACGTGGTCGACGCGAGCGTCGGAGACGACGTGACGCTCGGCATCCGCCCGGAGGACGTGTACACGCTGAACGACGCCACGTCGCTCGCCAACCCGACGAAGCAGATTGACGCGGTCACGGACGTGCTGGAGCCGATGGGCGACGAGATATTCGTCTACCTGCTGCTCAGCGAGGACGCCGAGGTGAGCCTCGACGAGGAGGCGCGCGGCGCGATGTCCGACCAACTGCTGATGAGCGTCGACCCCGACTCCGACATCACGGAGGACGAGGACGTGACGGTGGTGCTGGACCGAACGAAGGTCCACCTGTTCGACACCGAGACGGGGCAAGCGCTCATGCACGGACTCGCACCGACGACGACGGCCAGCACCGACAGCAGCACGCCCGCAGAGAGCGACGACTAG
- the bcp gene encoding thioredoxin-dependent thiol peroxidase: MLSVGDEAPDFELPDQNGRTVSLSDFEGEYVVVYFYPRANTPGCTTEACEFRDDYDEFEARGVTVLGVSDDPISDLEAFEDEHDLPFPLLSDEDGAVASAYDSYGEKNMFGNTFDGVFRNTYVVAPDGTVAFAYENVSPEGHAEQILTDLDDHGA; encoded by the coding sequence ATGCTCAGCGTCGGCGACGAAGCCCCGGATTTCGAGTTACCGGACCAGAACGGACGGACGGTGTCGCTCTCGGACTTCGAGGGCGAGTACGTAGTCGTCTACTTCTACCCCCGCGCGAACACGCCCGGGTGTACGACCGAGGCCTGCGAGTTCCGCGACGACTACGACGAGTTCGAGGCGCGCGGCGTGACGGTCCTCGGCGTCAGCGACGACCCAATCTCCGACCTCGAGGCGTTCGAGGACGAACACGACCTGCCGTTCCCCCTCCTCTCGGACGAGGACGGGGCCGTGGCGTCGGCGTACGACTCCTACGGCGAGAAGAACATGTTCGGAAACACCTTCGACGGCGTGTTCAGAAACACGTACGTCGTCGCCCCCGACGGGACCGTCGCGTTCGCGTACGAGAACGTCTCGCCCGAGGGCCACGCCGAGCAGATTCTCACCGACCTCGACGACCACGGCGCCTGA
- a CDS encoding substrate-binding domain-containing protein: MVDTDSRDGKRKLSGVSRRRFVKAAGASGVAVGLAGCISSSGGNGNGDGGGGGSDDTETGTAIDTEEVTEDITIQIAGDSRMSDNIDGIRDILHNEGGLADNISIDIIAGSQVTNNRQNQYQQWLGSGREEPTLLLMDSGWTIPFIARNQIQNLSQTLPSDMVSTVEEEYFQASVGTAQGENGDLYAIPMFPDFPTMQYRKDLLRNAGYGDSDFEKWATESMSWEQFSKITKEAMEANSDIQYGFTFQASAYEGLSCCDFNEFMTSYGGAYFGNPEENLFGPIGDRPITVDEQQVIDSIKMVRTLLNGEDDEHALDGITGNIAPEAVLQWTEEPSRKPFTGGDAIMHRNWPYSININGAEDAFGEDLGVMPIPYGIPAEEAEYPMTGGPVAALGGWHMAMNPSAPDRKKQAAVQVLRAFMQPEAALANFGLQGWIPPRPELLDSDRAAEVDVIGRYLPQLKVAGENAIPRPVTVVWPQQSSQIASAVNAAYAGEKAPQQAMSDLKSTLEQIEQSQ, from the coding sequence ATGGTTGATACTGACTCACGTGACGGTAAACGCAAACTCAGCGGCGTCTCGCGGCGTCGCTTCGTGAAAGCGGCGGGTGCGTCCGGTGTTGCTGTCGGTCTGGCGGGCTGTATCAGCAGCAGCGGTGGCAACGGAAACGGCGACGGCGGTGGCGGCGGCTCCGACGACACGGAGACCGGGACGGCGATCGACACCGAGGAAGTGACCGAGGACATCACGATTCAGATCGCCGGCGACTCGCGCATGTCGGACAACATCGACGGCATTCGCGATATTCTCCACAACGAGGGCGGCCTCGCGGACAACATCTCGATCGACATCATCGCCGGGTCGCAGGTGACGAACAACCGGCAGAACCAGTACCAGCAGTGGCTGGGCTCGGGTCGCGAGGAGCCGACGCTCCTCCTCATGGACAGCGGGTGGACGATTCCGTTCATCGCGCGGAACCAGATTCAGAACCTCTCGCAGACGCTGCCGAGCGACATGGTCTCGACCGTCGAGGAGGAGTACTTCCAGGCCAGCGTCGGCACGGCGCAGGGCGAGAACGGGGACCTGTACGCGATTCCGATGTTCCCGGACTTCCCGACGATGCAGTACCGCAAGGACCTTCTCCGGAACGCGGGCTACGGCGACTCGGACTTCGAGAAGTGGGCGACCGAGTCCATGTCGTGGGAGCAGTTCTCCAAGATAACGAAGGAGGCGATGGAGGCCAACTCCGACATCCAGTACGGGTTCACGTTCCAGGCGTCGGCCTACGAGGGCCTGTCGTGCTGTGACTTCAACGAGTTCATGACCTCCTACGGCGGCGCCTACTTCGGCAACCCCGAGGAGAACCTGTTCGGGCCCATCGGCGACCGACCCATCACGGTGGACGAACAGCAGGTCATCGACTCCATCAAGATGGTCCGGACGCTCCTCAACGGCGAGGACGACGAACACGCTCTCGACGGCATCACCGGCAACATCGCCCCCGAGGCGGTGCTCCAGTGGACCGAGGAGCCCTCGCGCAAGCCGTTCACGGGCGGCGACGCCATCATGCACCGCAACTGGCCGTACTCCATCAACATCAACGGCGCCGAAGACGCCTTCGGCGAGGACCTCGGCGTCATGCCGATTCCGTACGGCATCCCGGCCGAGGAAGCCGAGTACCCGATGACTGGCGGCCCCGTCGCCGCACTCGGCGGCTGGCACATGGCGATGAACCCGAGCGCGCCGGACCGGAAGAAGCAGGCCGCGGTGCAGGTGCTCCGCGCCTTCATGCAGCCGGAAGCGGCCCTCGCGAACTTCGGCCTCCAGGGCTGGATTCCGCCGCGTCCGGAACTGCTCGACTCCGACCGCGCGGCCGAAGTCGACGTCATCGGCCGCTACCTGCCGCAGCTGAAGGTGGCCGGCGAGAACGCTATCCCGCGCCCCGTGACGGTCGTCTGGCCGCAGCAGTCCAGCCAGATAGCGTCGGCGGTCAACGCGGCCTACGCGGGCGAGAAAGCCCCCCAACAGGCGATGTCTGATCTGAAATCGACGCTCGAGCAGATCGAGCAGAGCCAATAA